From Pseudoleptotrichia goodfellowii, a single genomic window includes:
- a CDS encoding AAA domain-containing protein, with the protein MNIDFLNLLSEKLNVGSMRSIYLSAMPGRYRARMDLSELDKINSNFSKVFFENLFSKDTFNVKIKLTNDEKNETVERKIQYLFNENMNMFREEGISSFALGYPILVKQNNKTKSVMKSPLFIWKLDIKRSKTDMNEFIISREENSEVEINKVLLIQLLSDDKISLSDVYSDEIEENEKSVLTFEEIKKIIEKINEKLKIDFSEEFKLEKFPEKAEEIDKKGIEKPFIFYGGILGLFKRQNEGIIQDFNDLRENFNKFKFNVSDRDDFQMTNKNSSVSTDPSQQNVVETLTNTQYKIIQGPPGTGKSQTLTAIITNALENGANILVVCEKKTALDVIYEKLAELGLGDLTAMLNDPAADRKAIVKRVRDLEEKFPKTEQYDEQKYEYTVNSYKDLKNKYNEHQNLLKKPLKSDDSSSINDTAIKYLEDKNYSDYYYVDTTKNDINSIYKILDRIDNLLSKIGNISNIQKFENIYNEKLGQISSYEIFFSETSDTLENLKKLISIVEQNLEKYGDEFKNSYGANKLKVSVFSIFNAKIREIKNAWNDIYSDSQKVRNYNGKYINKRFSEHDYGVYLKELKEFSDMLNEIINNRKEFISFIDEKKNDSISKEDEAFINNFIKYSEEKGINDKPEFLTTSYYYSLLQNSDLKNQRYKDFGINIPKLIENDKYITENQRYRIKKYWNDIRKRALSNMGTGENIKMLYNLRKNAKYGKINTLREIVATNVNFFKDMFPIIMTDPNTCSAVFPLQEGIFDLVVFDEASQLKLEEVLPSMMRGKYKIVSGDIHQMPPSNYFGAETEQTGLTENKEIDEETLFLSDSKSLLDYVNNLKDDVIMSYLDFHYRSKHPKLINFSNAAFYESRLVPMPEKKEYIPIEYFKVDGIYKARKNDDEADKIVEYIFGEKVLIDGKLPSVGIVTLNLEQKNNIVNKINNYLRKNDNEETKNRYNQLLENNMFVKNLENVQGDERDIMLLSTTFGKSEEGKFIQNFGPLNNQNKGYKLLNVLITRAKYRFSVFTSIPDENINSWENEVIKNGNNGRGIFYAYLAYAKAVSENDREAESRILEVLSGDKMKNTNILYEKIEDTDKKIIEIIKNEIKVGENDEIVKNYKIGGFTLEYAVKDKNDEKAKILIDLNSVNNFSGNTAYKSIIYRKNMFENMGYEYKLLDMASYI; encoded by the coding sequence ATGAACATTGATTTTTTAAATTTATTATCAGAAAAACTGAATGTGGGCTCAATGAGAAGTATCTACTTGAGTGCAATGCCCGGAAGATATAGGGCAAGAATGGATTTGTCGGAACTGGATAAAATAAACAGTAATTTTTCCAAAGTTTTTTTTGAAAATTTATTCAGCAAAGATACTTTTAATGTAAAGATTAAATTGACCAATGATGAGAAAAATGAAACTGTTGAAAGAAAAATACAATATCTGTTCAATGAAAATATGAATATGTTCAGAGAAGAAGGGATCAGCAGTTTTGCGTTAGGTTATCCTATTCTTGTAAAGCAGAATAATAAAACAAAATCAGTGATGAAATCTCCTTTATTTATATGGAAACTCGATATAAAAAGATCAAAAACGGATATGAATGAATTTATCATTTCAAGAGAAGAAAATTCTGAAGTTGAAATTAATAAAGTTTTGCTTATACAACTTCTTTCCGATGATAAAATAAGTCTGTCTGATGTTTATTCGGACGAAATTGAAGAAAATGAGAAATCTGTATTGACTTTTGAAGAAATAAAAAAAATAATCGAAAAAATAAATGAAAAGCTGAAAATAGACTTTTCGGAAGAATTCAAACTGGAAAAATTTCCTGAAAAAGCCGAGGAGATTGATAAAAAAGGGATAGAAAAACCTTTTATATTTTATGGAGGAATATTGGGGCTTTTTAAAAGACAGAACGAGGGGATAATTCAGGATTTTAACGATTTGAGAGAAAATTTCAATAAATTCAAGTTTAATGTATCCGACAGAGATGATTTTCAGATGACAAATAAAAACAGCTCGGTTTCAACAGATCCGAGTCAGCAGAATGTTGTGGAAACTCTTACAAATACCCAGTATAAGATAATACAGGGACCTCCGGGAACGGGAAAAAGTCAAACTTTGACTGCGATTATAACAAATGCTCTTGAAAATGGTGCAAATATACTGGTCGTATGTGAGAAAAAGACTGCCCTTGATGTTATTTACGAAAAACTGGCAGAGTTGGGACTGGGGGATTTGACAGCAATGCTCAATGATCCTGCTGCAGACAGAAAAGCTATAGTTAAAAGAGTAAGAGATTTGGAAGAAAAATTCCCTAAAACAGAGCAGTACGATGAGCAGAAATATGAATATACTGTCAACAGCTATAAAGATCTGAAAAATAAATATAACGAACATCAGAATTTACTGAAAAAACCTTTAAAATCAGATGATTCTTCCAGTATAAACGATACCGCAATAAAATATCTGGAAGATAAAAACTATAGTGATTATTACTATGTGGACACGACAAAGAACGACATAAACAGTATTTATAAAATTTTGGACAGAATAGATAATCTTTTGTCAAAAATAGGTAATATTTCCAATATTCAGAAATTTGAAAATATTTATAACGAGAAATTAGGGCAAATTTCTTCTTATGAAATATTTTTCAGTGAAACGTCGGACACTTTGGAAAATCTTAAAAAGTTGATTTCTATTGTGGAGCAGAATTTAGAAAAATACGGTGATGAATTTAAAAATTCATACGGAGCAAATAAACTTAAAGTATCTGTATTTTCTATATTCAATGCCAAAATAAGAGAAATAAAAAATGCATGGAATGATATTTATTCGGATTCACAAAAAGTCCGAAATTATAACGGAAAATATATAAATAAAAGATTTTCGGAGCATGATTACGGAGTTTATTTAAAGGAACTGAAAGAGTTTTCGGACATGCTGAATGAAATAATAAATAACAGAAAAGAATTCATAAGTTTTATAGACGAAAAGAAAAATGACAGTATTTCCAAAGAAGATGAAGCATTTATAAATAACTTTATAAAATATTCGGAAGAAAAAGGGATAAATGATAAGCCTGAATTTTTAACAACATCTTATTATTATTCGTTATTACAGAATAGCGATTTGAAAAATCAAAGATACAAAGATTTCGGAATAAATATACCGAAATTAATCGAAAATGATAAATATATTACTGAAAATCAAAGATACAGAATTAAAAAATACTGGAATGATATAAGAAAAAGAGCATTGAGCAATATGGGAACAGGCGAAAATATAAAAATGCTTTATAATTTGAGAAAAAATGCCAAATATGGAAAAATCAATACACTGAGAGAAATAGTGGCAACGAATGTTAATTTTTTCAAAGATATGTTTCCGATAATTATGACTGATCCGAATACATGCAGTGCTGTTTTCCCTTTACAGGAAGGAATTTTCGATCTGGTTGTTTTTGATGAAGCGAGTCAGTTGAAACTCGAAGAAGTCTTACCTTCAATGATGAGAGGAAAATATAAGATTGTTTCAGGGGATATTCATCAAATGCCGCCTTCAAATTATTTCGGGGCGGAAACGGAACAGACCGGATTGACAGAAAATAAAGAAATAGACGAAGAAACGTTGTTTTTGTCGGATAGTAAATCTTTGCTTGATTATGTAAATAATTTAAAAGATGACGTTATTATGTCGTATTTGGATTTTCATTACAGATCAAAGCATCCTAAACTGATTAATTTTTCCAATGCTGCTTTTTATGAATCAAGACTCGTTCCGATGCCTGAAAAAAAAGAATACATTCCGATAGAATATTTTAAAGTGGACGGAATATATAAGGCAAGAAAAAATGATGACGAAGCTGATAAAATTGTAGAATATATATTCGGAGAGAAAGTACTTATAGACGGGAAATTGCCGAGTGTAGGAATTGTTACGTTAAATCTGGAACAGAAAAATAACATAGTCAATAAAATAAACAACTATCTGAGAAAAAATGATAATGAAGAAACGAAAAACAGATATAATCAGCTTCTTGAAAATAATATGTTTGTCAAAAATCTGGAAAATGTTCAGGGAGATGAAAGGGATATAATGCTCCTTTCGACTACTTTCGGTAAAAGTGAAGAAGGTAAATTTATTCAAAATTTCGGACCGTTGAATAATCAGAATAAAGGGTATAAACTGCTGAACGTGCTTATAACAAGAGCAAAATACAGATTTTCCGTGTTTACTTCCATTCCTGATGAAAACATAAACAGTTGGGAAAATGAAGTTATTAAAAATGGAAATAACGGAAGAGGAATATTTTACGCATATCTTGCTTATGCAAAAGCCGTTTCTGAAAATGACAGAGAAGCGGAAAGCAGAATTTTGGAAGTTTTATCGGGAGATAAAATGAAAAATACAAATATTCTTTATGAAAAAATAGAAGATACAGATAAAAAAATTATTGAGATTATAAAAAATGAAATAAAAGTCGGAGAAAATGATGAAATAGTGAAAAACTATAAAATCGGAGGATTTACTCTGGAGTATGCAGTTAAAGATAAAAATGATGAAAAAGCAAAAATACTTATAGATTTGAACAGTGTAAATAATTTTTCAGGGAATACCGCTTATAAATCAATAATTTACAGAAAAAATATGTTTGAAAATATGGGATACGAGTATAAGTTGCTTGATATGGCAAGTTATATATAA